From bacterium HR11:
GTTGTCATTCTTCCGCTCAGGCCGACTCCGGGTGAAGGTGATGCCATGCTGAGTGCAGTAGGCCAGAAGATGGGCGTTAATAAACTCCGAGCCATTATCTGAATCGAGGCCCCGCAGGGGGAAGGGCAGACGCTGGCGGATGCGGTCCAGGGCCTCCACCGTCCAGACCTGAGCTTTGTTACGCAGGGCCTCCATCTCCGTCCATCCCGTGGAGACGTCGGTCAGATTCAAGGTACACAGGCACATCCCCCGGCTGTCGCCCCCGTCGTGGGCCACCAAGTCGGCCTCCATGAAGCCCGGGGCGGCATCGTCCCAGTCGGCGAAGGTCCGGATGGGGATTTGGTGCTTAAGCATCCCGCCCGGTTTCGTCCGGGTCCGGCGGCGTAGAGCCAGCCTGCGGCGTTCTGGTGCCAGGAGGCGGTCGATGGTGGCGGCGCTGATGGGGCGCAACTTCTCGGTGACCTCCGCGTCCCAGGGCCATGCATGGCAAGCCGCCAGACGTTCCATCCAGACGGGTAGCATAGCCGCCATCCGTTTCCCACAGGGCATGTCCATCATCCCCCAGAGCTCCCTCAGGGCCCGGGCGACGGCCCCGTCATAGACCCGACGCCGGGGACGTCGGACCGAGGCCCCCAGGACGCCGACGACATAGCGCCTCGGCCCGACCCGGACCCGCCGACCGTGATGACGCAAAAGCCAAGCCGCGTACTTGCGGTGGTACCCCAGAAGGCCGACCCCCTCGTCGAGGATGCGGCCCTTCTCTTTCCGATTCCGGGTCCGGCGGTAGCGTTCCGCCAGGACCTGGGCCATCTTCCTGCGTTCCCTCATCGTCCACGGCCTCCTCATCTCCGCCCTCCGGTCTCAGGCATCCCCCAAAATTCAGCCTGGGACCGGCCTCGGGCGACCTTTCGGCAAGATCTTTTCATGAGGCAACGAGGGCGATTTGGGAAAGATCTGGGGTGAGGCAAATCGCTATATTGACAGGCGGAGGGCGTCGTCTACAATATCGAATCCAACCCGCATGACTTCCTGCAATGCGTCGGTGGCCTTCAAACCGACGTGGCACATCCGTCGTCTGATGAGGAAGGTGGGCATTCTGTCTCTCGCCGAGACGACTTGCGGCAGAGGAGGCACCCATGATCGAGGCGATGGGCTTGACCAAGTACTACGGACCCCGGGCGGCGATCCAGAACGTGACTTTCTCGGTCGCGCCGGGGCAGATTGCGGGCTTCCTGGGCGTCAACGGGGCCGGCAAGACCACGACGATGCGCATCCTGGCGTGCTACCTCTATCCGACGGAGGGCACGGCCCGCGTGGCCGGCTACGACATCCTGAGCCATCCCCTGGAGGTCCGCCGGGCGACGGGCTACATGCCGGAGCATCCCCTGCTGTACAACGAGATGACGGTCCAGTCCTTCCTGCGGTTTGTGGCCGGCTTGCGGGGCGTGCCCCGTCGGCAGATCGCCGAGCGCATCGATACGGTCATCGAGCAGTGCGGCCTGAAGGAGGTCGCCGACCGGATCATCGGCCGCCTTTCCCGGGGGTACCGCCAGCGGGTCGGGATCGCCCAGGCCCTGATTCACGACCCGCCCGTCTTGATCTTGGACGAGCCGACGATCGGTTTAGACCCCAGGCAGATCCTGGAAATCCGGGAGCTCATCCGGTCTCTACGGGGCCGGCACACGGTCCTCTTCAGCAGTCACATCCTATACGAGGTCACGCAAGTCTGCGACAGCGTGGTCGTCATCCACGAGGGCCGCATCGTCGCCCAGGGTTCGCTGGAGGAACTCCAGCGCGGTCTGATGGCCGAGCACCGCCTGCGGGTCCGCTTCCTCCGGTCGGCCGACGGCCTGCCGACCCGCATCCAAGAGGTCCCGGGCGTCTTAGGGGTCGAGGCCCTGGACGGGCCGTCCCAGTTTCTGATCCGGCTGGAACCCCGGGAGGAGGTCGTCGCCGAGACCATCCGGTGGCTCTCGAACCAGGCCTGGGGCCTCGTCGAGGCCCGGCGGGAGACCCTGACCCTGGAGGACATCTTCATCCAGCTGACGACGGGCCGGACGCCCGTGCCGGCCGAGGAACCCGAAGTCCAGGAGGCGTCGGTATGAACCTGCGGTCGATTTACTGGATCTTTCGGAAGGAAATGTCCATCTACCTGGCGACCCCCCTGGCCTACATCATCGCCGCCGTCTTTCTGGCCCTGGCGGGGTTCATGTTTTACAGCATCATGCTGTACTTCGCCCAGAACTACGCCCGTATGGCCATGATGGGCACGGAGAACCTCGACCTGACGCAGGAGATCCTCCGGCCCTTCCTGGGAAACCTGGCCTTCCTGTTCCTGCTCATCGTCCCCCTGATGACCATGCGCCTGCTGGCCGAGGAGCGCCGCCTGGGGACGATCGAACTCCTGATGACCTCGCCGGTCCGGACGGTCGAGATCGTCCTGGGGAAGTTCCTGGCCGGCGTGGCGATGAACTTCCTGATCTACCTCCTGACGATCGTGTTCCCCCTGTTCCTGCGACTGTACGGCCGACCTGACTGGGGTCCGGTCATCAGCGGCTACCTGGGCGTCCTGCTCCTGCTGATGGCCTTTGTCGGCCTCTCGATGTTCGCTTCAGCTATCACGTCGAGCCAGTTGGTCGCCGCCGCCGTGAGCTTCGGGATGCTGATCATGCTCTGGATCATCGGGTGGATCTCCTACGGCCAAATCGCTTCCGGGCCCCTTCAGCGAATCGTCCAGTACATCTCCATCGTCGACCACCTGGAAGACTTCTATAAGGGCGTCATCGACAGCCAACACGTCGTCTACTTCCTGTCCCTGACGCTGTTCGGGCTTTCCCTGACCTATCTGGCGATCGAATCCCATCGATGGAGGGCGACGTCATGAAGCGGTGGGTCCGGCATCTGCCCCTTCCCCTGGCCGTCCTGGGGATGGTCCTCTTCGGGGTCGCTCAGTACCTGAAGTGGCCCACCTGGATCGGCCTGAGTGCATTTGTCCTGGCGGCCGTCATGCTGGTCGTCGGGCTTCTCATGGAGCTGGAAGCCTTCGCCCTGCTCCAGCGACGGGGTGCCCGCTTTGGGTTCTCTGTGGCCGTCGCCGCCCTCTTTGTCCTGGCCATCGTCGTCTCGGCCAACGTCATCGCCTCCCGACATGCCCGGCGGTGGGACCTCACGGAGCTCCAGATGTTCAGCCTCAGCGACCAGACCCGGAAAGTCCTGGGCCAGCTCAAGGAGCCCGTCCGCATCATCGGCTTCTTCACGGCCGACAACCGGGTCAACGAGCGGCGGTTTGACGACCTGATGGAGGAGTACCGGGCCGTCTCGCCCCACATCAGGGTCGAGAAGTACGATCCCACGCTGTACCCCACGCTGGCCCAGCAGTTTCAGATCACGGCCGCCCAGATGGTCGTCGTCGCCCGGAAGGACCGCTTCGAGAAGACGCAAGACGTCACCGAGGCCGGCATCACCAGCGCCCTGATCCGACTCTTGTACCCGGAGAAGCCCGTCGTCTGCTACCTGACGGGCCACGGGGAACTGCCCCTGTCGGCCTTTCAGCAAGCCGGCGCCGTCAGCGGCTTTCGGCGGGTCGCCGAGCGAGAAAACTACGAATTCAAGGAGATCCCCTTCTTCGACGAATCCCGGGAGAAGGAGTGCCGGGTCGTCCTGATCGTCGGCCCCAAGTACGAACCCCCGACCAAAGAGACGGATGCCCTGAGTCTCTTCTTACAGAAGGGCGGCCGCGTGTGGGTCAACATCGAGGCTGACGCTCACCCCCGGTGGATCGAGTGGCTCCAGGGTCTGGGCGTCCGGGTCTACCAGGACGTCGTCGTCGACCCCGTCCAGGCGATGGTCGGGAGCGACCCCTCGGTCGCCCAGATGAACACCCGGCCGGGGTCGCCCCTGTCGGTCCAGCGCTCGACGCCGGGCTTCATCGCCTACGGCCAGACCGTGCAGGCCCTCAGCGACGTCGCCGGAAGCCGGGAGGCCGAGGTCGCCCTGACGACGACCCAGTACAGTTGGGCCGACCGGAATCGGAACCTGAACTTTGATGAGGGCACGGACGAGAAGGGCCCCCTGACGGTCGGCGCCCTGGTCCGCTTCACGAAGCCGTCGGAGAAGCCGACCGGCACCGCCGGCGGGAAGGAAGCCAAGAAGGAAGAGACGGGCCTGAAGGTCGAGGGCC
This genomic window contains:
- the yxlF_1 gene encoding putative ABC transporter ATP-binding protein YxlF, yielding MIEAMGLTKYYGPRAAIQNVTFSVAPGQIAGFLGVNGAGKTTTMRILACYLYPTEGTARVAGYDILSHPLEVRRATGYMPEHPLLYNEMTVQSFLRFVAGLRGVPRRQIAERIDTVIEQCGLKEVADRIIGRLSRGYRQRVGIAQALIHDPPVLILDEPTIGLDPRQILEIRELIRSLRGRHTVLFSSHILYEVTQVCDSVVVIHEGRIVAQGSLEELQRGLMAEHRLRVRFLRSADGLPTRIQEVPGVLGVEALDGPSQFLIRLEPREEVVAETIRWLSNQAWGLVEARRETLTLEDIFIQLTTGRTPVPAEEPEVQEASV